From Streptomyces sp. NBC_01460, a single genomic window includes:
- a CDS encoding FtsX-like permease family protein encodes MSVLTGWRAALRIARRDALRAKGRSALVLSMIALPVLGVTAADVTYRSSSPTVAEDLTARMGSADAVFSSAGIGAVPLEQMPDAGTWGTPDGAPEIPGEDERRPVDVPATFPKGARYLSEQSVPAVVTTRHGVVNTEIVELRTSDPAVRGKLGLVDGAYPHGEGEVVATVHFLESAGLGVGSRTTLSGPGRTYTITGSVELPGDLDKSALYADPGAVIAPWKVAAGRDEKIVPPYPGDMTWLVRSPAGAGISWPDVLRANEKGVLVLSRQVALDPPPDSEVPLLAHEAMSFTESSAELSAAVVTVVAMAVLEIVLLAGPAFAVGARRSRRQLGLVGTCGGDRSQVRAVVLAGGLVLGAVGAVTGVAAGIGLTVLFRPMIEGWTGSRFGELDIRPWELLGIAVIGLVTGVLAALAPAVVAGRQSVLESLTGRRGTRRSSRVLPLVGGVALTGGVAVAVYGGTTGDTRFVAGGSVVAELGVLACIPVIVGLLGRLGTRLPLSPRMALRDAARNRGRTAPAVAAVMAAVAGTVAIATYTTSVQAEHDYDRLRSLTPGTVALVASEPAAADQLPLARSAAERNLAVTGGRADIRRVWAGSDCTVYYEDENSCGTLELVKPTGKGHSCPLQGAGARKLAEGLSAQEHKELMSSPACVDEYTTAQALTTGDSDIAVGDASLLRSYVGLDDPAAADALAAGTPVLLNSAYAQDGRVTLKAVHTYNERDKENRRLHPGKAEATTDRLKVYVAPAKYAATPGIRMILPQRTADRLGLHTADYGTVYTVAHTPTDAESQAVSAAFTRAGDGVYLQTENPMERNDEDVILLFLALFAGVVTLGAAAITTGLAKADAEADLTTLSAVGAPPGVRRSLSGFQCLVVALTGVLLGTAAGVVPAVALRLVDLREATAAMREQPMDSAYTPVVLPWETIGLLTLVVPVLAGLLAAAFAGSRLSLARRAG; translated from the coding sequence GTGAGCGTCCTCACCGGGTGGCGCGCCGCCCTTCGGATCGCCCGGCGCGACGCCCTCCGCGCGAAGGGCCGCAGCGCACTCGTCCTCTCGATGATCGCGCTGCCGGTTCTCGGTGTGACGGCGGCCGACGTCACGTACCGCAGTTCCTCGCCCACCGTCGCCGAGGACCTGACGGCACGGATGGGGTCGGCGGACGCCGTGTTCAGTTCGGCGGGCATCGGGGCCGTCCCCCTGGAGCAGATGCCCGACGCCGGCACATGGGGCACTCCTGACGGCGCCCCCGAGATCCCGGGCGAGGACGAGCGCAGACCCGTCGATGTGCCGGCCACCTTCCCGAAGGGTGCGCGGTACCTCTCCGAGCAGTCCGTTCCCGCCGTGGTCACCACCCGGCACGGGGTCGTCAACACCGAGATCGTGGAACTGCGCACCTCCGATCCGGCGGTCCGGGGCAAGCTCGGCCTGGTCGACGGGGCGTATCCGCACGGCGAGGGGGAGGTCGTCGCGACCGTGCACTTCCTGGAGTCCGCCGGACTCGGTGTCGGCTCCCGCACGACACTGAGCGGCCCCGGGCGGACGTACACGATCACGGGCAGCGTCGAACTGCCCGGGGACCTCGACAAGAGCGCCTTGTACGCCGACCCGGGAGCGGTGATCGCCCCGTGGAAGGTGGCGGCCGGCCGTGACGAGAAGATCGTCCCTCCCTACCCCGGCGACATGACCTGGCTCGTGAGGAGCCCCGCCGGTGCCGGCATCTCCTGGCCGGACGTGCTCAGGGCCAACGAGAAGGGTGTCCTGGTGCTGTCCCGCCAGGTAGCTCTCGATCCGCCCCCGGACTCCGAGGTCCCGCTGCTCGCGCACGAGGCCATGTCCTTCACGGAGAGCTCTGCGGAGCTCAGCGCGGCGGTGGTGACCGTCGTCGCCATGGCGGTCCTGGAGATCGTCCTGCTGGCCGGCCCCGCGTTCGCCGTCGGTGCGAGGCGCTCACGGCGGCAGCTCGGCCTCGTCGGCACCTGCGGCGGCGACCGGAGCCAGGTACGGGCTGTCGTGCTGGCGGGGGGTCTGGTACTCGGCGCGGTCGGCGCCGTGACCGGTGTCGCCGCCGGCATCGGCCTCACCGTGCTGTTCCGTCCGATGATCGAGGGCTGGACCGGAAGCCGCTTCGGCGAGCTCGACATCCGCCCCTGGGAGCTGCTGGGGATCGCCGTCATCGGCCTCGTCACCGGCGTCCTGGCGGCTCTGGCACCGGCGGTCGTCGCCGGCAGGCAGTCGGTGCTCGAATCGCTCACCGGACGCCGCGGGACACGCCGGAGCTCACGCGTCCTGCCCCTCGTGGGCGGCGTGGCACTGACGGGCGGTGTCGCGGTCGCCGTGTACGGCGGCACGACCGGCGACACCCGGTTCGTCGCCGGCGGTTCGGTGGTCGCCGAACTCGGGGTGCTCGCCTGCATCCCCGTGATCGTCGGCCTCCTCGGGCGGCTCGGCACCCGGCTGCCCCTCTCCCCCCGCATGGCGCTGCGCGACGCGGCCCGCAACCGAGGGCGTACGGCACCGGCGGTCGCGGCCGTCATGGCCGCGGTGGCGGGCACCGTCGCCATCGCCACGTACACCACCAGCGTCCAGGCGGAACACGACTACGACCGCCTGCGCTCCCTCACCCCGGGCACGGTGGCGCTCGTGGCCTCCGAGCCTGCCGCCGCCGACCAGCTTCCCCTCGCCCGGTCCGCCGCGGAACGGAATCTCGCGGTCACCGGCGGTCGCGCCGACATCCGGCGCGTCTGGGCCGGATCCGACTGCACCGTCTACTACGAGGACGAGAACAGCTGCGGCACCCTCGAACTGGTCAAGCCGACCGGCAAGGGCCACAGCTGTCCCCTCCAGGGAGCGGGTGCCAGGAAGCTCGCCGAGGGCCTCTCCGCCCAGGAACACAAGGAGCTGATGAGCTCCCCCGCCTGCGTCGACGAGTACACGACCGCGCAGGCCCTCACCACGGGTGACAGCGACATCGCCGTGGGGGACGCCTCGCTGCTCAGGTCGTACGTGGGACTCGACGACCCGGCGGCGGCCGACGCCCTGGCTGCCGGGACTCCCGTGCTGCTCAACTCGGCGTACGCGCAGGACGGCCGGGTCACGCTCAAGGCCGTCCACACGTACAACGAGCGCGACAAGGAGAACCGCAGGCTCCACCCGGGCAAGGCCGAGGCCACCACCGACCGGCTGAAGGTGTACGTCGCGCCCGCGAAGTACGCCGCCACCCCTGGGATCCGCATGATCCTCCCGCAGCGGACAGCGGACCGGCTCGGCCTGCACACGGCGGACTACGGGACCGTCTACACCGTCGCGCACACGCCGACGGACGCCGAGTCGCAAGCCGTGTCAGCCGCGTTCACCCGGGCCGGTGACGGGGTCTACCTGCAGACCGAGAACCCCATGGAGAGGAATGACGAGGACGTGATCCTGCTGTTCCTCGCGCTGTTCGCGGGCGTCGTCACCCTGGGCGCCGCCGCCATCACCACCGGTCTCGCCAAGGCGGACGCGGAGGCCGACCTCACCACGCTCAGCGCGGTGGGAGCCCCGCCCGGCGTACGACGCTCGCTCTCCGGATTCCAGTGCCTGGTGGTCGCGCTCACCGGGGTCCTGCTCGGCACGG